The Pseudoxanthomonas sp. SL93 genome segment ACGTGTTCCAGGCCAACGGCTACCAGGTGGACATTGCCAGTCCGCGGGGTGGCTTGCCGCCGATGCGGTTGGACGACGAGGACATGGAGGATGCCGACCATGCCTTCCTCAACGACGCGGCGGCGCAGCGGAAACTGGCGGCCAGCCTGCGCATCGCCGACGTCGATCCTTCGCGGTATGACGCGGTGTTCTTCGTGGGCGGCAAAGGCACGATGTTCGATTTCCCAGACGACCCGGCCATCCAGCGGGTGGTGCGCCAGGTCTACCAGGCCGGCGGCGTGGTCGGTGCGGTGTGCCATGGCCCGGCGGCGTTGCTGGAAGTGCGGCTGGGCGATGGCACGCCGCTGCTGCGCGGCCGCCGCGTTACCGGCTTCAGCAACGCGGAGGAGCTCTTCCTGATCAAGGACGCGCGCGCGCGGTTCCCGTATCTGCTGCAGGACCGCCTGCAGGCGAAGGGTGCGCACTACGTGGAAGCGCCGATGTACCTGGACAACACTGTGGTCGATGGTCGACTGGTCACCGGGCAGAACCCGTGGTCGACGTGGTCCACGGCGGACGCGATGGTGAGGGCACT includes the following:
- a CDS encoding type 1 glutamine amidotransferase domain-containing protein, which translates into the protein MKRWIRRGVLAGVAAMLVVGLAAVAGWRALDLEGQPRADPRSTPADLVFLRDAAAPARGRILAVVTSAAHFPDGVKKAGFELTELARAYYVFQANGYQVDIASPRGGLPPMRLDDEDMEDADHAFLNDAAAQRKLAASLRIADVDPSRYDAVFFVGGKGTMFDFPDDPAIQRVVRQVYQAGGVVGAVCHGPAALLEVRLGDGTPLLRGRRVTGFSNAEELFLIKDARARFPYLLQDRLQAKGAHYVEAPMYLDNTVVDGRLVTGQNPWSTWSTADAMVRALGHAPVARSRTRAEYAVEVLAIYHRDGPAAARQARAARPDADRRLLLMHALVAGMQGRLGDAWRLQRLAHG